From Bifidobacterium longum subsp. longum JCM 1217, one genomic window encodes:
- the hypBA1 gene encoding beta-L-arabinofuranosidase encodes MNVTITSPFWKRRRDQIVESVIPYQWGVMNDEIDTTVPDDPAGNQLADSKSHAVANLKVAAGELDDEFHGMVFQDSDVYKWLEEAAYALAYHPDPELKALCDRTVDLIARAQQSDGYLDTPYQIKSGVWADRPRFSLIQQSHEMYVMGHYIEAAVAYHQVTGNEQALEVAKKMADCLDANFGPEEGKIHGADGHPEIELALAKLYEETGEKRYLTLSQYLIDVRGQDPQFYAKQLKAMNGDNIFHDLGFYKPTYFQAAEPVRDQQTADGHAVRVGYLCTGVAHVGRLLGDQGLIDTAKRFWKNIVTRRMYVTGAIGSTHVGESFTYDYDLPNDTMYGETCASVAMSMFAQQMLDLEPKGEYADVLEKELFNGSIAGISLDGKQYYYVNALETTPDGLDNPDRHHVLSHRVDWFGCACCPANIARLIASVDRYIYTERDGGKTVLSHQFIANTAEFASGLTVEQRSNFPWDGHVEYTVSLPASATDSSVRFGLRIPGWSRGSYTLTVNGKPAVGSLEDGFVYLVVNAGDTLEIALELDMSVKFVRANSRVRSDAGQVAVMRGPLVYCAEQVDNPGDLWNYRLADGVTGADAAVAFQADLLGGVDTVDLPAVREHADEDDAPLYVDADEPRAGEPATLRLVPYYSWANREIGEMRVFQRR; translated from the coding sequence ATGAACGTTACAATCACTTCCCCGTTCTGGAAGCGGCGTCGCGACCAGATTGTCGAATCCGTCATCCCCTACCAGTGGGGCGTGATGAACGACGAGATCGACACCACGGTGCCCGACGACCCGGCCGGCAACCAGCTGGCTGACAGCAAAAGCCATGCGGTTGCCAACCTGAAGGTTGCCGCCGGCGAATTGGACGACGAATTCCACGGCATGGTGTTCCAGGATTCCGACGTCTACAAGTGGCTTGAGGAAGCCGCCTACGCATTGGCATACCACCCGGATCCCGAGCTCAAGGCGCTGTGCGACCGCACGGTCGATCTCATCGCCCGCGCTCAGCAGTCGGACGGCTATTTGGACACTCCGTACCAGATCAAGTCCGGCGTATGGGCCGACCGCCCGCGCTTCAGCCTGATTCAGCAGAGCCACGAGATGTATGTGATGGGTCACTACATCGAGGCCGCCGTCGCCTACCATCAGGTGACCGGCAACGAGCAGGCCCTTGAAGTCGCCAAGAAGATGGCCGACTGCCTGGATGCCAACTTCGGCCCCGAAGAAGGCAAGATCCACGGCGCCGATGGTCATCCTGAGATCGAGCTCGCCCTCGCCAAGCTGTATGAAGAGACCGGTGAGAAGCGTTATCTGACGCTTTCCCAGTATCTCATCGACGTGCGCGGTCAGGATCCGCAGTTCTACGCCAAGCAGCTCAAGGCGATGAACGGCGACAACATCTTCCATGATCTCGGCTTCTACAAGCCCACCTACTTCCAGGCCGCCGAACCTGTGCGCGACCAGCAGACCGCGGATGGCCACGCCGTGCGCGTCGGCTACCTGTGCACTGGTGTGGCCCATGTGGGCCGACTGCTCGGCGATCAGGGGCTGATCGACACTGCCAAGCGTTTCTGGAAGAACATCGTCACCCGTCGCATGTATGTCACCGGCGCGATTGGTTCCACCCACGTGGGCGAGTCGTTCACCTACGACTATGATCTGCCGAACGACACGATGTACGGTGAGACCTGTGCTTCCGTGGCTATGAGCATGTTCGCCCAGCAGATGCTCGACCTCGAGCCCAAGGGCGAATACGCCGACGTGCTGGAGAAGGAACTGTTCAACGGTTCCATTGCCGGCATCTCGCTCGACGGCAAGCAGTACTACTACGTCAATGCACTGGAGACCACGCCTGACGGACTGGATAACCCGGACCGCCACCACGTGCTCTCCCACCGCGTCGACTGGTTCGGCTGCGCCTGCTGCCCGGCCAACATCGCCCGACTCATCGCCTCCGTGGACCGCTACATCTACACCGAGCGCGACGGCGGCAAGACCGTGCTGAGCCACCAGTTCATCGCCAACACAGCCGAATTCGCTTCCGGCCTGACGGTCGAGCAGCGTTCGAACTTCCCGTGGGATGGCCATGTGGAATACACGGTGAGCCTGCCCGCCAGCGCCACTGACAGCTCGGTCCGTTTCGGACTGCGCATCCCCGGCTGGTCGCGGGGCTCCTACACGCTGACCGTGAACGGCAAGCCCGCAGTGGGCTCACTGGAAGACGGCTTCGTATACCTTGTGGTCAACGCCGGCGATACGTTGGAGATTGCGCTCGAGCTCGACATGTCCGTCAAGTTCGTGCGCGCCAACTCCCGCGTGCGCTCCGACGCCGGCCAGGTGGCCGTTATGCGCGGTCCGCTGGTCTACTGCGCCGAACAGGTCGATAATCCCGGTGATTTGTGGAACTATCGTCTGGCCGATGGCGTCACCGGTGCGGATGCCGCTGTGGCTTTCCAGGCCGACTTGCTGGGTGGAGTCGATACCGTTGATTTGCCGGCAGTGCGCGAGCACGCCGACGAGGATGACGCGCCGCTGTACGTGGATGCCGACGAACCGCGTGCGGGCGAACCCGCGACGCTGCGCTTGGTGCCGTACTACTCGTGGGCCAACCGCGAGATAGGCGAGATGCGTGTCTTCCAGCGTCGATAA
- a CDS encoding carbohydrate ABC transporter permease, with protein MTTPLWKRIIARILEALLAIIFISPLVWVIICSFSPQAGSAQSKGWGVANYLTLFGYQEGLPKYLFNSVIVTLVAVVFSVVVCTLAGYSFSRFDYPGRNLGFMVTLSILMVPYASLLIPLMVWYKQIGLNDSLLGVGLVITLFQLPMSTFIMRNAFDAIPKDMEEAAMVDGCNSLQALFKILVPVVKPSMVTVGLLAFLEAWNNFMIPLYLSSSSKSTLPLAMVNMRQQTMGVIDYGATEAGVVILLIPCAILFLALQKYYVKGFMAGAVKG; from the coding sequence ATGACTACCCCATTGTGGAAGCGTATCATCGCCCGGATCCTCGAGGCCCTGCTGGCCATCATCTTCATCAGCCCGCTGGTCTGGGTCATCATCTGCTCGTTCAGCCCGCAGGCCGGTTCGGCCCAGTCCAAGGGCTGGGGCGTGGCCAACTACCTGACCCTGTTCGGTTATCAGGAAGGTCTGCCCAAGTACCTGTTCAACTCGGTAATCGTGACTCTGGTCGCGGTCGTGTTCTCCGTGGTCGTCTGTACGCTGGCCGGCTACTCGTTCTCCCGCTTCGACTACCCGGGCCGCAACCTCGGCTTCATGGTCACCCTGTCGATCCTGATGGTACCGTACGCCTCGCTGCTGATCCCGCTGATGGTCTGGTACAAGCAGATCGGCCTGAACGACAGCCTGCTGGGCGTGGGCCTGGTCATCACCCTGTTCCAGCTGCCTATGAGCACGTTCATCATGCGCAACGCGTTCGACGCGATCCCCAAGGACATGGAGGAGGCCGCCATGGTCGACGGCTGCAACAGCCTCCAGGCCTTGTTCAAGATTCTGGTGCCGGTGGTCAAGCCTTCGATGGTTACGGTTGGCCTGCTCGCCTTCCTCGAGGCATGGAACAACTTCATGATTCCGCTGTACTTGAGCTCTTCGTCCAAGTCCACGCTGCCGCTGGCGATGGTGAACATGCGTCAGCAGACCATGGGCGTCATCGATTACGGTGCCACCGAGGCCGGCGTCGTGATCCTGCTGATTCCCTGCGCCATCCTGTTCCTCGCACTCCAGAAGTACTACGTCAAGGGCTTTATGGCTGGAGCCGTGAAGGGCTGA
- a CDS encoding ABC transporter substrate-binding protein produces MVSFNKLTRTLAGIAAAALIVPLAACGGSGNGGTATAEGIPAKGTDDGTEITLWTRSPLERQAKNVVEAYNKSHKNQVKLEIIPNDDMEGKVGGASQTDSLPDILAGDVVRIPYWASEGIFTDITKQIDGLDNKADLQQGHIEAGTVDGAEYTLPFITDVSVMVWNKNLYKEAGLDPEQGPKSIDQFVEQAKKVAALNKDGVAGSYLAGQSGGALVFDLFPSVWADGESVMNKDGSEATLDNDSMKGVLDAYKELANTTNGLGAGSKEETGATWTAPFANGKIGVMPYPNTSTTALFDAEKDGGFEVGVAPIPGTKEGKTSTFLGGDAMGISKDSKHVAQAWNFLYWLMQSDAQKEVFADQGDTASNIQTLKTAYKDADPRIQTINSVIIDGNGQTPKSPAFNEAFNAAGSPWQLLVQNAVWGSGDLKADNKAVTDVLSAQ; encoded by the coding sequence ATGGTGTCTTTCAATAAACTGACCCGTACTCTTGCTGGCATCGCTGCCGCCGCGTTGATCGTTCCGCTGGCCGCCTGTGGTGGCTCCGGCAATGGTGGCACTGCCACCGCCGAAGGTATCCCGGCCAAGGGCACCGACGATGGTACCGAGATCACCCTGTGGACCCGTTCCCCTCTGGAGCGTCAGGCCAAGAACGTGGTCGAGGCTTACAACAAGAGCCACAAGAACCAGGTCAAGCTCGAGATCATCCCGAACGACGATATGGAAGGCAAGGTCGGCGGCGCTTCGCAGACCGACTCCCTGCCTGACATCCTCGCCGGCGACGTGGTCCGTATTCCGTACTGGGCTTCCGAGGGCATCTTCACCGACATCACCAAGCAAATCGATGGCCTGGACAACAAGGCCGACCTGCAGCAGGGCCACATCGAAGCCGGTACTGTTGACGGCGCCGAGTACACCCTGCCGTTCATCACTGACGTTTCCGTGATGGTCTGGAACAAGAACCTGTACAAGGAAGCCGGTCTGGACCCGGAGCAGGGTCCGAAGAGCATCGACCAGTTCGTCGAGCAGGCCAAGAAGGTCGCCGCCCTCAACAAGGATGGCGTCGCAGGCTCCTACCTCGCCGGTCAGTCCGGTGGTGCTCTGGTCTTCGACCTCTTCCCGTCCGTGTGGGCTGACGGCGAATCCGTCATGAACAAGGATGGCTCCGAGGCCACCCTGGACAACGACTCCATGAAGGGCGTCTTGGACGCTTACAAGGAGCTGGCCAACACCACCAACGGCCTGGGTGCAGGCTCCAAGGAAGAGACCGGCGCCACCTGGACCGCTCCGTTCGCGAACGGCAAGATCGGTGTCATGCCTTACCCGAACACCTCCACCACTGCTCTGTTCGATGCTGAGAAGGACGGCGGCTTCGAGGTCGGCGTTGCTCCGATCCCGGGCACCAAGGAAGGCAAGACCTCCACGTTCCTCGGCGGCGATGCCATGGGTATCTCCAAGGACTCCAAGCACGTTGCTCAGGCCTGGAACTTCCTCTACTGGCTGATGCAGTCTGACGCTCAGAAGGAAGTCTTCGCTGACCAAGGCGACACCGCCTCCAACATCCAGACCCTGAAGACCGCTTACAAAGACGCTGACCCACGCATCCAGACCATCAACTCCGTGATTATCGACGGCAACGGCCAGACCCCGAAGTCCCCGGCCTTCAACGAAGCCTTCAACGCCGCTGGCTCCCCGTGGCAGCTGCTCGTGCAGAACGCCGTGTGGGGTTCCGGTGACCTCAAGGCCGACAACAAGGCCGTCACCGACGTCCTGTCTGCCCAGTGA
- the hypBA2 gene encoding beta-L-arabinobiosidase HypBA2: MHHSTRKRWLASIGAVAAVATLATGGAVTAQAADAPVIKNADVAYPSFKGSDDPMKTAANNTTYNPAVSYLQETFDNDVKNLAGIDTDHDFWIDKILTRTGAQPTGKGTNDKGAYSYEGSDGNNYLFTRGRAAYMYTHTPNQLGFVGDTAYWDQTSRSGFTVTVNADGSNQTLNEDASQRKQTPSYFTSLFQTGGKSLKIKEVKYITYNNVMVANLTVESTQDRDVTLTTASPFAAEGADGATELTGRVNVKNNLTTIYPRFSANNQDGSNWIVSGGKLTSTLSLKANEPQTVKIQLGLIANELPDSTKEYEARYTGDLKDAAASYKDSVTTYNKWWVDNAPYVDTPEDNIDKTVVYRWWLSRFNMLDANMPGNTFQYPTSIEGVLGYNNQIVLTSGMFMMDTKWFRNPEYSYGTWLSAGDTAKKSKAGYYYYHDNPGDPANWNHSYTQYITRAGWDSYKVHGGPSTVAEELADQGAEDVQGLLASKSEPDNNDNQNNNDNSLIDWSWWSMTGNDADAVSFSEPGRSGQRMDRADGSANMWANANAAAQAYKAAGDTANAEKMQAIADKIQKEVTTELWDKSDNLLKHKWLNDGAFAKYKEINNYYPYSEGLMPTGNEDYNKALRLFEDSNEFPIFPFFTANQADKAALNFPGSNNFSIINAQPLLQVYSAGIRNYDAAKNGYITNEQFKKLLYWVAFAHYQGGDNNYPDQNEFWNEDNNNVGDVNGDGVINNLDKNLDAAQNGGKITYRSWIHHTQLGTTNWTMVEDVAGMVPREDNKIELNPIEIPGWNYFTVNNLRYHDQDVSIVWDKDGSHYGGPAGYSLYVGGKLAFTSDKLAHLIYDPAAGTVEVKDDSSAQVTVGAEAVKNVKAANQVTFNADQRVTDLFAKSGTNVDSASKSTTNVAKDADVTGTTYAEKDTNYPAKNAVDGKTVMESFWGTKGSENKTDTLNIKFKDGKQKIDDIRLYFYQSSSSQTISGYAEPANYKLEYQKDDGTWAPIADQVRTPNYAGANYNRIQFTPVETTTIRVTFTPQAGMAVGVKEIEAYNTGIKADGTSENQTPQVDAYVSSSTSSGAKLVGTVKDDGLPAEGDVTTTWSQVSGPEGGTAKFVDASAASTTVTFNKEGDYVLKLTASDGEKEGSKEITVHGIPSDGTVNVAPQSSASASYTNGYQPKDNAKKVIDGQVVYANTPNETWNNWGDSTGVEPWLQLKWAGKVPLKKAKVFFWTDGGGVPMVSSWKLQYADADGNWQDVKLADGQSYTVNRNEGNEVKFADAVETDKLRVVFPKGAIVGASEFEAYAIEPVSVDEVNRLVQTGSKADDLKLPSTVSAVYTDGSRRDLAVTWGKVTDAQLAADAVFDVKGTVAGALNGTVAHIAARSDTASQTVGNAQPVEQTVYQNAKSIDLPATVPVKFPNGYNDDRKVTWKDADIKAIDLTKVGDYEVAGTVDDGSSSAAAKLTVHVVADPNGSSTPEPEPEPLVGWIEGKATRTTISPDSEATWSPAEGKLNDGVVVDDTWPTTDDQNVNDKVWGSWGKAKDGMYAQYDFGQSVTIDQSRAQFWANFAETDDSKGGLEVPDAWKIQYLAEDGSWKDVEPTEDYTVVRNSPASRADTDAKGWSAVTFKPVTTKSLRLVLTPYTGSSTFGAAVAEWGVHGIDGTEPEPTPVDKTALESALDTANGLDASRYTAASWAEFQQIIDAAQAVYDDANATAEQVAEQVTKLEDGQKALVALATDVEKSTLQAAIDAAKAEAASGKYTDKSVEALNKAIEAAEGVLKVGEVGEVTQAAVQEASASLNKAVKALEEKPAAETVKKESLEASIEQAKKADKSKYTEEAWQALQSQIAAAQKVYDDKDAKQADVDAAQDALDKAFWATKVEQKPGSQQPGVTDTDKDDKDNKGDRVPPTGAAVSVVAAAAVLLTAAGVTILKRRQSGDHGSARHSA; the protein is encoded by the coding sequence ATGCATCACTCAACACGAAAGCGGTGGCTTGCGTCAATCGGCGCGGTTGCAGCGGTCGCCACACTGGCCACCGGCGGTGCAGTCACCGCGCAGGCAGCCGATGCGCCCGTCATCAAGAATGCGGATGTGGCATATCCGTCGTTCAAGGGATCTGATGATCCGATGAAGACGGCGGCGAACAACACCACATATAACCCTGCCGTCAGCTATCTGCAGGAGACATTCGATAACGACGTGAAGAACCTGGCCGGCATCGACACCGACCATGACTTCTGGATCGATAAGATTCTCACCCGTACTGGTGCACAGCCAACTGGTAAAGGCACGAACGACAAGGGTGCTTACTCGTATGAAGGCTCCGACGGCAACAACTACCTGTTCACCCGTGGTCGCGCCGCCTACATGTACACGCACACGCCTAATCAGCTCGGTTTTGTGGGTGATACCGCCTACTGGGACCAGACCAGCAGGAGCGGCTTCACCGTTACCGTAAACGCTGATGGATCAAACCAGACCCTTAACGAAGACGCCTCCCAGCGCAAGCAGACGCCGAGCTACTTCACCTCCCTGTTCCAGACCGGTGGCAAGAGCCTCAAGATCAAGGAAGTCAAGTACATCACCTACAACAACGTGATGGTTGCGAACCTCACCGTGGAAAGCACGCAGGACCGCGATGTCACACTGACCACGGCCTCGCCGTTCGCCGCCGAGGGTGCTGATGGTGCCACCGAACTTACTGGCCGCGTGAACGTCAAGAACAACCTGACGACCATCTATCCGCGCTTCTCCGCCAACAACCAGGACGGTTCCAACTGGATCGTCAGCGGTGGCAAACTCACCAGCACGTTGAGCCTCAAGGCCAACGAACCGCAGACCGTCAAGATTCAGCTCGGCCTGATCGCCAACGAACTGCCTGACTCCACCAAGGAATATGAGGCCCGTTACACCGGCGACCTTAAGGATGCTGCCGCCTCCTACAAGGATTCCGTGACCACCTACAACAAGTGGTGGGTCGATAACGCTCCCTACGTGGACACTCCGGAAGACAATATCGATAAGACCGTGGTCTACCGCTGGTGGCTGAGCCGTTTCAACATGCTCGACGCCAACATGCCTGGCAACACCTTCCAGTACCCGACCTCCATCGAGGGTGTGCTCGGCTACAACAACCAAATCGTGCTCACCTCCGGCATGTTCATGATGGACACCAAGTGGTTCCGCAACCCCGAGTACTCCTACGGCACCTGGCTTTCCGCCGGCGATACCGCCAAGAAGAGCAAGGCGGGCTATTACTACTACCACGACAATCCGGGCGACCCGGCCAACTGGAACCATAGCTACACGCAGTACATCACGCGCGCCGGCTGGGACTCCTACAAGGTGCACGGCGGTCCGTCCACCGTGGCCGAGGAGCTGGCCGACCAGGGTGCCGAGGACGTGCAAGGTCTACTCGCTTCCAAGAGCGAGCCGGACAACAACGACAACCAGAACAACAATGACAACAGCTTGATTGACTGGTCCTGGTGGTCGATGACCGGTAACGATGCCGACGCCGTTTCCTTCTCTGAGCCGGGTCGCTCCGGCCAGCGCATGGATCGCGCCGATGGTTCCGCCAATATGTGGGCCAACGCTAACGCGGCTGCTCAGGCATACAAGGCTGCTGGCGATACCGCCAACGCCGAGAAGATGCAGGCCATCGCCGACAAGATCCAGAAAGAAGTCACCACTGAACTGTGGGACAAGTCCGACAACCTGCTCAAGCACAAGTGGCTGAACGACGGTGCTTTCGCCAAGTACAAGGAGATCAATAACTACTACCCGTACTCCGAAGGCCTGATGCCTACCGGCAACGAAGATTACAACAAGGCTCTGCGCCTGTTCGAGGATTCCAACGAGTTCCCGATCTTCCCGTTCTTCACCGCCAACCAGGCGGACAAGGCGGCGCTGAACTTCCCCGGTTCCAACAACTTCTCCATTATCAACGCACAGCCGCTGCTGCAGGTCTATTCAGCCGGCATCCGCAATTACGATGCAGCCAAGAATGGCTACATCACCAATGAGCAGTTCAAGAAGCTGCTGTACTGGGTGGCGTTCGCGCACTACCAGGGCGGCGATAACAACTACCCTGATCAAAACGAGTTCTGGAACGAGGACAACAACAACGTCGGCGATGTAAACGGTGACGGCGTGATCAACAACCTCGACAAGAACCTTGACGCCGCACAGAACGGCGGCAAGATCACCTACCGCTCCTGGATCCACCACACCCAGCTCGGCACCACGAACTGGACGATGGTCGAGGACGTAGCCGGTATGGTGCCGCGCGAGGACAACAAGATTGAGCTAAACCCGATCGAAATCCCCGGTTGGAACTACTTCACGGTAAACAACCTGCGCTACCACGATCAGGATGTCTCCATCGTATGGGACAAGGACGGCAGCCACTACGGTGGTCCTGCTGGCTACAGCCTGTACGTGGGCGGCAAGCTCGCCTTCACCTCCGACAAGCTGGCGCACCTCATCTATGACCCGGCTGCGGGAACGGTCGAGGTCAAGGACGATTCCAGTGCCCAGGTTACCGTCGGCGCCGAAGCCGTCAAGAACGTGAAGGCCGCCAATCAGGTTACCTTCAATGCCGATCAGCGCGTGACCGACCTGTTCGCCAAGTCCGGCACCAACGTCGACTCCGCCTCCAAGTCCACCACGAACGTGGCCAAGGACGCGGACGTGACCGGTACCACCTACGCCGAGAAGGACACCAACTACCCGGCCAAGAACGCGGTGGACGGCAAGACCGTGATGGAATCGTTCTGGGGTACCAAGGGCTCTGAGAACAAGACCGACACGCTCAATATCAAGTTCAAGGACGGCAAGCAGAAGATCGACGACATCCGCTTGTACTTCTACCAGAGCTCGTCCAGCCAGACCATCTCCGGCTATGCCGAGCCCGCCAACTACAAGTTGGAGTACCAGAAGGATGACGGCACATGGGCCCCGATTGCGGATCAGGTGCGCACCCCGAACTACGCGGGCGCGAACTACAACCGTATCCAGTTCACTCCGGTGGAGACCACGACCATCCGCGTCACCTTCACGCCGCAGGCCGGCATGGCCGTCGGTGTCAAGGAGATCGAAGCCTACAACACCGGTATCAAGGCTGACGGCACTTCCGAGAACCAGACTCCGCAGGTGGATGCTTACGTGTCTTCCAGCACCTCATCTGGTGCCAAGCTCGTCGGTACGGTGAAGGATGACGGTCTGCCCGCAGAAGGCGACGTCACCACCACATGGTCCCAGGTCTCCGGTCCGGAAGGCGGTACTGCGAAGTTCGTGGACGCCTCCGCTGCCAGCACCACCGTCACCTTCAACAAGGAGGGTGACTACGTCCTGAAGCTCACCGCTTCCGATGGCGAGAAGGAAGGCTCCAAGGAAATCACCGTTCACGGCATCCCCTCTGACGGTACCGTGAACGTAGCCCCGCAGTCGAGCGCCTCTGCCAGCTACACCAACGGCTACCAGCCGAAGGACAACGCCAAGAAGGTCATCGACGGTCAGGTGGTATACGCCAACACGCCGAACGAGACCTGGAACAACTGGGGCGACTCCACTGGTGTGGAGCCGTGGCTGCAACTGAAGTGGGCCGGCAAGGTGCCGCTGAAGAAGGCCAAGGTCTTCTTCTGGACCGATGGCGGTGGCGTGCCGATGGTCTCATCTTGGAAGCTCCAGTACGCTGACGCTGACGGTAACTGGCAGGATGTGAAACTGGCTGACGGCCAGTCCTACACGGTCAACCGGAACGAAGGCAACGAAGTGAAGTTCGCCGACGCCGTCGAAACCGACAAGCTGCGCGTGGTCTTCCCGAAGGGCGCCATCGTGGGTGCTTCCGAGTTCGAGGCGTACGCCATCGAGCCGGTGAGCGTGGACGAAGTCAACCGACTGGTGCAGACCGGTTCCAAGGCTGATGATCTGAAGCTGCCATCCACCGTGAGCGCCGTATACACCGACGGTTCTCGCCGTGACCTCGCCGTCACGTGGGGTAAGGTGACCGACGCTCAGCTGGCCGCCGATGCCGTATTCGATGTCAAGGGCACCGTCGCCGGTGCGCTGAACGGTACGGTTGCACACATCGCGGCTCGTTCCGATACCGCATCGCAGACCGTGGGTAATGCGCAGCCGGTTGAGCAGACCGTCTACCAGAACGCCAAGTCCATCGACCTGCCCGCCACGGTTCCGGTGAAGTTCCCGAACGGATACAACGACGACCGCAAGGTCACGTGGAAGGATGCCGACATCAAGGCCATCGACCTGACCAAGGTTGGTGACTACGAGGTGGCTGGTACCGTCGACGACGGTTCATCTTCCGCAGCTGCCAAGCTCACTGTCCACGTGGTTGCCGACCCGAACGGTTCCTCCACTCCGGAGCCTGAGCCTGAGCCGTTGGTCGGTTGGATTGAAGGCAAGGCGACCAGGACCACCATTTCGCCTGATTCCGAGGCGACCTGGTCACCGGCCGAAGGCAAGCTCAACGACGGCGTAGTCGTCGATGATACTTGGCCGACCACGGATGATCAGAACGTCAACGACAAGGTCTGGGGTTCTTGGGGCAAGGCAAAGGACGGCATGTACGCCCAGTACGACTTCGGTCAGTCCGTGACCATTGACCAGAGCCGCGCCCAGTTCTGGGCCAACTTCGCTGAGACTGACGATTCGAAGGGTGGTCTGGAAGTCCCGGACGCTTGGAAGATTCAGTACCTCGCCGAGGATGGTTCTTGGAAGGACGTCGAGCCCACCGAGGATTACACCGTCGTGCGTAATTCGCCGGCTTCTCGTGCGGATACCGATGCCAAGGGTTGGAGCGCTGTGACCTTCAAGCCGGTCACCACCAAGTCGCTGCGACTCGTGCTCACTCCGTACACCGGCAGCAGCACCTTCGGGGCCGCCGTGGCCGAGTGGGGCGTGCATGGTATTGACGGCACCGAGCCTGAACCTACCCCGGTCGACAAGACCGCGCTCGAGTCGGCTCTTGACACAGCCAACGGCCTCGATGCAAGCCGCTACACCGCCGCTTCATGGGCTGAGTTCCAGCAAATCATTGACGCTGCCCAGGCTGTGTACGACGATGCCAACGCCACCGCAGAACAGGTCGCCGAGCAGGTGACCAAGCTCGAGGACGGCCAGAAGGCACTCGTTGCGCTCGCCACCGACGTGGAGAAGTCCACGTTGCAGGCGGCCATCGATGCGGCCAAAGCCGAGGCCGCTTCCGGCAAGTACACGGATAAGAGTGTCGAGGCCTTGAACAAGGCCATCGAGGCTGCGGAAGGTGTGCTCAAGGTCGGTGAGGTCGGTGAGGTCACTCAGGCCGCCGTCCAGGAAGCGTCCGCTTCGCTGAACAAGGCCGTCAAGGCCTTGGAAGAGAAGCCCGCCGCCGAAACGGTGAAGAAGGAGTCCCTCGAGGCTTCCATCGAGCAGGCCAAGAAGGCTGACAAGTCGAAGTACACCGAGGAGGCATGGCAGGCTCTGCAGAGCCAGATTGCCGCCGCTCAGAAGGTGTACGACGACAAGGATGCCAAGCAGGCCGATGTCGATGCCGCACAGGATGCCCTTGACAAGGCATTTTGGGCCACCAAGGTTGAGCAGAAGCCCGGCTCCCAGCAGCCTGGTGTGACCGACACTGATAAGGATGATAAGGACAACAAGGGTGATCGTGTGCCTCCGACTGGTGCCGCGGTTTCCGTAGTTGCTGCGGCTGCCGTGCTGCTCACCGCCGCAGGCGTGACCATCCTGAAGCGTCGCCAGTCCGGCGACCACGGTTCGGCTCGCCACTCGGCCTGA
- a CDS encoding carbohydrate ABC transporter permease, translating to MSSVSKSAGAVPVHKSKAKAAQTRRGLLYALPDWLMIIVLFFVPIVLLVVMACSRWSLLGGNRGVNFPDNFVKVFENKLFWPSIWFTLEYTVIVTIFLLVLGLGMAMIVQESSKWNNVLRTCFLLPSATGLASASLLFYALYSPQVGPVTKILSSLGLMQEGGSVLATGQSALWATIIVIVWRFSGYYMLLMMIGLQAIPGDLYEAARMDGAGSWRIFRSITLPLMKPTIVMCLVYCVTGSILAFDQFFILTKGGPNNSTMTVVQLIYNFAFDSKKDLGMAAALSLIVLVALVIINSIQMRGMRDNTK from the coding sequence ATGTCGAGTGTTTCCAAGAGCGCCGGGGCTGTGCCCGTGCATAAGTCCAAGGCGAAGGCGGCGCAGACCAGGCGAGGTCTGCTGTACGCACTTCCGGACTGGCTGATGATTATCGTCCTGTTCTTCGTGCCGATTGTTCTACTGGTCGTCATGGCCTGCTCTCGTTGGAGCCTGCTGGGTGGCAACCGCGGCGTGAACTTCCCGGACAACTTCGTCAAGGTGTTCGAGAACAAATTGTTCTGGCCCTCGATTTGGTTCACGCTCGAGTACACCGTGATCGTCACGATCTTCCTGTTGGTCCTTGGCCTGGGCATGGCCATGATCGTGCAGGAGAGCTCGAAGTGGAACAACGTGCTGCGTACCTGCTTCCTGCTGCCGTCCGCGACGGGCCTGGCGTCCGCGTCCCTGCTGTTCTACGCCCTGTATTCCCCGCAGGTGGGCCCTGTCACCAAGATTCTGAGCTCGTTGGGCCTGATGCAGGAGGGTGGTTCGGTGCTGGCCACTGGCCAGTCGGCCCTGTGGGCCACGATTATCGTGATTGTCTGGCGTTTCTCGGGCTACTACATGCTGCTGATGATGATCGGTCTGCAGGCCATCCCCGGTGATCTGTACGAGGCGGCCCGCATGGACGGCGCCGGTTCCTGGCGTATCTTCCGCTCCATCACCCTGCCGCTGATGAAGCCGACCATCGTGATGTGCCTGGTCTACTGCGTGACCGGCTCGATCCTCGCGTTCGATCAGTTCTTCATTCTGACCAAGGGTGGTCCGAACAACTCCACCATGACCGTGGTGCAGCTCATCTACAACTTCGCCTTCGATTCCAAGAAGGATCTGGGTATGGCCGCGGCGCTCTCGCTGATCGTGCTGGTGGCCCTGGTCATCATCAACTCCATCCAGATGCGCGGCATGCGCGACAACACCAAGTGA